The following coding sequences lie in one Sorghum bicolor cultivar BTx623 chromosome 6, Sorghum_bicolor_NCBIv3, whole genome shotgun sequence genomic window:
- the LOC8073557 gene encoding agmatine deiminase, whose protein sequence is MLKVLEGRRQAKMGFRMPAEWEPHEQCWMGWPERPDNWRENAGPAQEVFARTAIAISKFENVTLCASAKQYPKVHELMEHQTNIRVVEMSMNDSWFRDMGPTFITRKGDSGNAEKTIAGIDWQFNAWGGIYDDWSLDSDVAKKIVEIERIPRFLHKMILEGGSIHVDGEGTCITTEECLLNPNRNPNMTKLEIENELKDFLGVSKVIWIPRGLYGDEDTNGHVDNMCCFIKPGVILLSWTDDEKDPQYERSVEALSVLSQSIDAKGRQLEVVKIHVPGPLYMTKEEAEGVVSTGHAVPREPGTRLAASYVNFYIANGGIVAPSFGDNKWDKEAYAVLQKAFPDHEVVMVEGAREIVLGGGNIHCITQQQPVRPSS, encoded by the exons GAGCGTCCAGATAACTGGAGGGAGAATGCTGGTCCAGCTCAAGAGGTATTTGCTAGAACTGCAATTGCCATTTCAAAGTTTGAAAACGTCACGTTATGTGCAAGTGCCAAGCAG TATCCCAAAGTCCACGAGCTCATGGAACATCAGACCAACATCAGGGTGGTTGAGATGAGCATGAATGATTCCTGGTTCCGTGATATGGGACCCACT TTTATCACTCGTAAAGGTGATTCAGGAAACGCAGAAAAAACAATTGCAGGAATTGATTGGCAATTTAATGCCTGGGGAG GAATCTATGATGATTGGAGTCTTGACAGCGATGTTGCCAAGAAA ATAGTCGAGATTGAGAGGATTCCTAGGTTTCTGCATAAAATGATCCTTGAGGGTGGTAGCATTCATGTAGATGGAGAAG gtacatgcaTAACAACAGAAGAGTGCTTGTTGAATCCTAACAGAAACCCCAACATGACCAAACTGGAGATAGAGAATGAGCTAAAGGATTTTCTTGGAGTCTCAAAGGTCATCTGGATACCTCGTGGACTTTACG GTGATGAGGATACGAATGGCCACGTTGACAATATGTGCTGTTTCATTAAACCCGGTGTGATCCTACTGTCGTGGACCGATGATGAGAAGGACCCTCAGTATGAACGGTCAGTCGAGGCACTGTCTGTTCTCTCTCAGTCCATTGACGCGAAAGGACGGCAGCTCGAAGTGGTGAAGATCCACGTCCCTGGGCCTCTGTACATGACAAAAGAAGAGGCAGAGGGTGTTGTTTCAACG GGGCATGCTGTGCCGAGGGAACCAGGCACGAGATTGGCCGCCTCGTATGTGAACTTCTACATCGCCAATGGCGGGATTGTAGCACCTTCTTTCGGCGACAACAAGTGGGACAAGGAGGCATATGCGGTTCTCCAGAAGGCGTTTCCTGATCACGAG GTGGTGATGGTTGAAGGCGCTCGAGAGATCGTGCTGGGAGGTGGAAACATTCACTGCATCACGCAGCAGCAGCCCGTGCGCCCGTCGTCCTAG
- the LOC8073558 gene encoding uncharacterized protein LOC8073558 isoform X1 produces MGRPKGGAASSSSKKPKAKQKQRGGVDFKKYKHKVGRKLPPPKNATNTEIKSKAIVLPEQTMASERTGMAVNKRGLTLRELLQQTGHYNANVRRAALNGIKDIVVKHPTELKLHKVAIIEKLQERICDTDKVVRESLYNILQSLIFPSLKEDNVISMRSTLFLLMANILNGTTHLSVDIQLMAFRFLELVVLNFPSSFSSYAEQTFNNFVAVLSNDRINLHDRNKLNSVLSGLGHCLSLVAKAIENDDTSNRQTHNLSARELWKFTTAEDSAGGAFSMSNLSGKLQNLVQILINSVEVSASDLCAKSALDAQSSEALLSALHCLDLICRIFVHEVKKPQLKFPISETQCGPDWLRSSLLVHLKNLWGVKRLFHGKGDDKFFIFNLRIAEIFLRSNVWIDNTVFSAEEFCLFVSSLFAKAKTLRNKDLIEMYLSPLITCIPGLISNAPDDSKGYVLEAFTDSFRDCKVDCKLMLPYLDAVGEMLLPEKTGIWLAENDSGVLGYHDTWIHELPGILLQSIDKAPLVTKVALELLLRIGQYFPTVDCGSLRPFTKLFGVESLPGTMDVGPFVKLPRDCQELAISCLYYFPSLLPDIVGPLGSACLSDVLEPLILFRAIEVLQSTYKAGSLHITEQLSFLLLLMARFRVHPGDLVTLEGSSKVSNWDTFKSLNRLILTSLSEMGDGSLVLELIWNNLSNAIAQKPSLHNMNGLFRIIVTLDAGTTKLMNGDVVKLIAGYLVDASLDLSKTIEFGFQPDKTRLFQYFIKPCTIMFDKNDKVLCSTLEILKSFVTGDDHLLSSLSNLTYPGPGELSCRVCVVTTILIFLCNDQKLHRNLSLGKSVIKGILEYIKHQLDSSVPDVTHVEKQKLKSAFEQLKTKALQLNCWARSELEGLSSAT; encoded by the exons ATGGGGCGCCCAAAGGGCGGCGCCGCGTCCTCCTCCTCGAAGAAGCCGAAGGCGAAGCAGAAACAGCGAGGCGGCGTCGACTTCAAG AAGTACAAGCACAAGGTCGGGCGCAAGCTTCCGCCGCCGAAGAATGCTACCAACACGGAGATCAAGTCCAAAG CGATCGTGCTGCCGGAGCAGACCATGGCCTCGGAGAGGACGGGCATGGCAGTGAACAAGCGTGGGCTCACGCTGCGGGAGCTCCTGCAGCAGACGGGGCACTACAATGCCAATGTGCGGCGAG CTGCACTGAATGGAATAAAGGACATTGTTGTCAAGCACCCAACAGAGCTTAAACTGCACAAGGTTGCTATAATTGAGAAGCTGCAGGAAAGGATATGCGATACTGATAAGGTGGTCCGTGAATCGTTATACAATATACTGCAGTCTCTGATCTTCCCATCTTTGAAAGAA GATAATGTTATATCTATGAGGAGCACACTGTTTTTGCTGATGGCTAATATTCTGAACGGAACGACCCATCTATCTGTGGATATCCAGTTAATGGCTTTCAGATTTTTGGAGCTTGTGGTTCTTAATTTCCCATCATCCTTTTCTAGTTATGCTGAACAG ACCTTCAACAACTTTGTTGCGGTACTGAGCAATGACAGAATCAACCTACATGATAGGAATAAACTTAACAGTGTCCTTAGTGGGCTTGGGCACTGCCTTTCCTTGGTTGCTAAAGCGATAGAAAATGATGATACATCAAATCGACAG ACTCATAACCTCTCTGCAAGGGAACTTTGGAAATTTACCACTGCTGAAGACAGTGCAGGAG GGGCATTTTCAATGTCCAATTTATCAGGGAAGCTTCAGAACCTTGTCCAAATCCTCATTAATTCTGTAGAGGTTTCAGCTTCAGATCTCTGTGCAAAGTCAGCTCTTGATGCTCAGTCAAGTGAAGCATTGCTATCAGCTCTTCATTGTCTGGATCTAATATGTAGGATATTTGTTCATGAGGTGAAGAAACCTCAGTTGAAATTCCCCATATCCGAAACTCAATGTGGGCCTGACTGGTTGAGAAGTTCGTTACTGGTACATCTAAAGAATTTATGGGGAGTGAAGCGTTTGTTTCATGGAAAG GGAGACGACAAATTTTTCATTTTCAATTTAAGGATTGCTGAAATATTTTTGCGCTCGAATGTATGGATAGATAACACTGTGTTTTCAGCTGAAGAATTTTGCCTTTTTGTGTCTTCTCTGTTCGCAAAG GCAAAAACGCTTCGCAATAAGGATCTCATCGAGATGTATTTGAGCCCACTTATAACTTGCATTCCAGGTCTTATATCCAATGCCCCAGATGACTCAAAAGGATATGTGTTGGAG GCATTTACAGACTCATTTAGAGATTGCAAGGTGGATTGCAAGCTAATGTtgccatatttggatgcagttggAGAAATGCTGCTTCCT GAGAAAACAGGCATATGGCTTGCTGAAAATGATTCAGGTGTGTTGGGCTATCATGACACATGGATACATGAGCTACCAGGAATTTTGCTACAATCAATTGATAAAGCCCCCTTAGTTACAAAG GTTGCTTTGGAGCTTCTTCTAAGAATTGGGCAATACTTCCCCACAGTGGACTGTGGAAGCCTACGCCCCTTCACAAAGTTATTTGGTGTTGAAT CATTACCAGGAACTATGGATGTTGGTCCTTTTGTTAAACTTCCTCGCGATTGCCAAGAACTTGCCATTTCATGCCTTTATTATTTCCCCAGTCTGCTCCCCGACATCGTTGGGCCATTGGGCTCAGCTTGCTTAA GTGATGTGCTGGAACCCCTCATACTGTTCAGGGCCATTGaggtcctacagtcaacatacAAGGCTGGTAGTTTACATATAACAGAGCAACTCAGTTTCTTGTTGCTGCTAATGGCAAGATTCAGAGTTCATCCTG GGGACTTAGTTACTCTGGAGGGTTCTAGCAAGGTCTCAAATTGGGATACTTTCAAGTCATTGAATCGCCTAATTTTGACTTCCCTATCTGAAATGGGCGATGGCTCTCTGGTCCTTGAATTGATATGGAATAACTTATCTAATGCAATT GCACAAAAACCATCGTTGCATAACATGAATGGCTTGTTTAGAATTATCGTTACACTTGATGCCGGAACTACTAAGCTCATGAATGGAGATGTTGTAAAGCTTATAGCTGGTTACTTGGTTGATGCATCTTTG GATCTGTCTAAAACCATTGAATTTGGTTTTCAACCCGATAAGACAAGACTATTTCAGTACTTTATCAAGCCATGCACCATCATGTTTGACAAGAATGACAAGGTTCTTTGCAGCACATTGGAGATACTCAAATCTTTTGTAACAGGAGATGATCATCTACTTTCATCTCTCTCCAACTTAACATACCCAGGACCAGGAGAGCTGTCATGTCGAGTTTGTGTTGTCACAACCATACTCATTTTCTTATGCAATGACCAGAAACTCCATAGGAATCTTTCTCTTGGCAAATCGGTTATTAAAGGCATCCTGGAATATATAAAGCATCAGCTG GATTCTAGTGTGCCTGATGTAACACATGTAGAAAAACAAAAGTTAAAGTCTGCTTTTGAGCAACTCAAGACCAAAGCATTGCAGTTGAATTGCTGGGCTAGAAGTGAGCTGGAGGGGCTTTCAAGTGCTACATGA
- the LOC8073558 gene encoding uncharacterized protein LOC8073558 isoform X2 — protein sequence MGRPKGGAASSSSKKPKAKQKQRGGVDFKKYKHKVGRKLPPPKNATNTEIKSKAIVLPEQTMASERTGMAVNKRGLTLRELLQQTGHYNANVRRAALNGIKDIVVKHPTELKLHKVAIIEKLQERICDTDKVVRESLYNILQSLIFPSLKEDNVISMRSTLFLLMANILNGTTHLSVDIQLMAFRFLELVVLNFPSSFSSYAEQTFNNFVAVLSNDRINLHDRNKLNSVLSGLGHCLSLVAKAIENDDTSNRQTHNLSARELWKFTTAEDSAGGAFSMSNLSGKLQNLVQILINSVEVSASDLCAKSALDAQSSEALLSALHCLDLICRIFVHEVKKPQLKFPISETQCGPDWLRSSLLVHLKNLWGVKRLFHGKGDDKFFIFNLRIAEIFLRSNVWIDNTVFSAEEFCLFVSSLFAKAKTLRNKDLIEMYLSPLITCIPGLISNAPDDSKGYVLEAFTDSFRDCKVDCKLMLPYLDAVGEMLLPEKTGIWLAENDSGVLGYHDTWIHELPGILLQSIDKAPLVTKVALELLLRIGQYFPTVDCGSLRPFTKLFGVESLPGTMDVGPFVKLPRDCQELAISCLYYFPSLLPDIVGPLGSACLSDVLEPLILFRAIEVLQSTYKAGSLHITEQLSFLLLLMARFRVHPGDLVTLEGSSKVSNWDTFKSLNRLILTSLSEMGDGSLVLELIWNNLSNAIAQKPSLHNMNGLFRIIVTLDAGTTKLMNGDVVKLIAGYLVDASLDLSKTIEFGFQPDKTRLFQYFIKPCTIMFDKNDKVLCSTLEILKSFVTGDDHLLSSLSNLTYPGPGELSCRVCVVTTILIFLCNDQKLHRNLSLGKSVIKGILEYIKHQLFVDECIPRRKEKK from the exons ATGGGGCGCCCAAAGGGCGGCGCCGCGTCCTCCTCCTCGAAGAAGCCGAAGGCGAAGCAGAAACAGCGAGGCGGCGTCGACTTCAAG AAGTACAAGCACAAGGTCGGGCGCAAGCTTCCGCCGCCGAAGAATGCTACCAACACGGAGATCAAGTCCAAAG CGATCGTGCTGCCGGAGCAGACCATGGCCTCGGAGAGGACGGGCATGGCAGTGAACAAGCGTGGGCTCACGCTGCGGGAGCTCCTGCAGCAGACGGGGCACTACAATGCCAATGTGCGGCGAG CTGCACTGAATGGAATAAAGGACATTGTTGTCAAGCACCCAACAGAGCTTAAACTGCACAAGGTTGCTATAATTGAGAAGCTGCAGGAAAGGATATGCGATACTGATAAGGTGGTCCGTGAATCGTTATACAATATACTGCAGTCTCTGATCTTCCCATCTTTGAAAGAA GATAATGTTATATCTATGAGGAGCACACTGTTTTTGCTGATGGCTAATATTCTGAACGGAACGACCCATCTATCTGTGGATATCCAGTTAATGGCTTTCAGATTTTTGGAGCTTGTGGTTCTTAATTTCCCATCATCCTTTTCTAGTTATGCTGAACAG ACCTTCAACAACTTTGTTGCGGTACTGAGCAATGACAGAATCAACCTACATGATAGGAATAAACTTAACAGTGTCCTTAGTGGGCTTGGGCACTGCCTTTCCTTGGTTGCTAAAGCGATAGAAAATGATGATACATCAAATCGACAG ACTCATAACCTCTCTGCAAGGGAACTTTGGAAATTTACCACTGCTGAAGACAGTGCAGGAG GGGCATTTTCAATGTCCAATTTATCAGGGAAGCTTCAGAACCTTGTCCAAATCCTCATTAATTCTGTAGAGGTTTCAGCTTCAGATCTCTGTGCAAAGTCAGCTCTTGATGCTCAGTCAAGTGAAGCATTGCTATCAGCTCTTCATTGTCTGGATCTAATATGTAGGATATTTGTTCATGAGGTGAAGAAACCTCAGTTGAAATTCCCCATATCCGAAACTCAATGTGGGCCTGACTGGTTGAGAAGTTCGTTACTGGTACATCTAAAGAATTTATGGGGAGTGAAGCGTTTGTTTCATGGAAAG GGAGACGACAAATTTTTCATTTTCAATTTAAGGATTGCTGAAATATTTTTGCGCTCGAATGTATGGATAGATAACACTGTGTTTTCAGCTGAAGAATTTTGCCTTTTTGTGTCTTCTCTGTTCGCAAAG GCAAAAACGCTTCGCAATAAGGATCTCATCGAGATGTATTTGAGCCCACTTATAACTTGCATTCCAGGTCTTATATCCAATGCCCCAGATGACTCAAAAGGATATGTGTTGGAG GCATTTACAGACTCATTTAGAGATTGCAAGGTGGATTGCAAGCTAATGTtgccatatttggatgcagttggAGAAATGCTGCTTCCT GAGAAAACAGGCATATGGCTTGCTGAAAATGATTCAGGTGTGTTGGGCTATCATGACACATGGATACATGAGCTACCAGGAATTTTGCTACAATCAATTGATAAAGCCCCCTTAGTTACAAAG GTTGCTTTGGAGCTTCTTCTAAGAATTGGGCAATACTTCCCCACAGTGGACTGTGGAAGCCTACGCCCCTTCACAAAGTTATTTGGTGTTGAAT CATTACCAGGAACTATGGATGTTGGTCCTTTTGTTAAACTTCCTCGCGATTGCCAAGAACTTGCCATTTCATGCCTTTATTATTTCCCCAGTCTGCTCCCCGACATCGTTGGGCCATTGGGCTCAGCTTGCTTAA GTGATGTGCTGGAACCCCTCATACTGTTCAGGGCCATTGaggtcctacagtcaacatacAAGGCTGGTAGTTTACATATAACAGAGCAACTCAGTTTCTTGTTGCTGCTAATGGCAAGATTCAGAGTTCATCCTG GGGACTTAGTTACTCTGGAGGGTTCTAGCAAGGTCTCAAATTGGGATACTTTCAAGTCATTGAATCGCCTAATTTTGACTTCCCTATCTGAAATGGGCGATGGCTCTCTGGTCCTTGAATTGATATGGAATAACTTATCTAATGCAATT GCACAAAAACCATCGTTGCATAACATGAATGGCTTGTTTAGAATTATCGTTACACTTGATGCCGGAACTACTAAGCTCATGAATGGAGATGTTGTAAAGCTTATAGCTGGTTACTTGGTTGATGCATCTTTG GATCTGTCTAAAACCATTGAATTTGGTTTTCAACCCGATAAGACAAGACTATTTCAGTACTTTATCAAGCCATGCACCATCATGTTTGACAAGAATGACAAGGTTCTTTGCAGCACATTGGAGATACTCAAATCTTTTGTAACAGGAGATGATCATCTACTTTCATCTCTCTCCAACTTAACATACCCAGGACCAGGAGAGCTGTCATGTCGAGTTTGTGTTGTCACAACCATACTCATTTTCTTATGCAATGACCAGAAACTCCATAGGAATCTTTCTCTTGGCAAATCGGTTATTAAAGGCATCCTGGAATATATAAAGCATCAGCTG TTTGTGGATGAGTGTATcccaagaagaaaagaaaagaagtaA
- the LOC8057499 gene encoding uncharacterized protein LOC8057499 has translation MVSFIRRTSAMGLVVVILLIVSLLTIHLPAACARHVVVLNPDNNGLNNRGNKNLGKALAVTDDDDLAANKVISGRKLGAPNNKEGTKATVGATTTAAAAAATSAGSRPRTVKMRAAARHGDAVTEMYDMLRRDYASRASRRRPINNGATPLQVNKKP, from the exons ATGGTGAGCTTCATCAGAAGAACTAGTGCAATGGGTCTTGTTGTAGTCATCTTGCTCATCGTCTCCTTGCTCACTATTCACCTCCCCGCCGCCTGTGCTCGCCATG TTGTCGTGCTAAACCCAGACAACAATGGACTGAACAACAGAGGAAATAAG AACCTCGGCAAGGCGTTGGCGGTCACCGATGACGATGATTTAGCTGCCAACAAGGTAATCTCAGGGCGGAAGCTCGGTGCGCCGAACAACAAGGAGGGAACCAAAGCCACCGTGGgagcgacgacgacggcggcggcggcggcggcgacttcAGCAGGCTCACGGCCGCGGACGGTGAAGATGCGCGCGGCGGCCAGGCACGGCGACGCGGTCACCGAGATGTACGACATGCTCAGGAGGGACTACGCGTCGAGGGCGAGCCGCCGCCGGCCGATCAACAACGGCGCCACGCCGCTGCAGGTGAATAAGAAGCCCTAG
- the LOC8073559 gene encoding uncharacterized protein LOC8073559 isoform X2, whose amino-acid sequence MVEQTNQSELSFVKAEHLNGGKIGQTRIEDYSYDKDVVEIKLPDTVLSSDYGVHFVKDVCIDEGVLPDQKTSSEKQVDQKVSINFDSSKYTNGDLTEEISAGSTKTAHELKSEIVILPVMCDTDGNTGEQNSSCKKHDLEDNNTADVSTNSNDEELNPKQLPCHEVAQDCQDVGGVICDSNENQDRLLTGEATHQVSSNDCYETGIGIASETSNIIHNDLPVESTAADFSEVIPEEVAVSAGLDMEGSNQVNHYNPFIAYGSLDGTWESNYSLPTIVDAASIAPICPVEKTDSFSDLVNRALEGFDPIEIDEAIIEENRLDSVEENSNTLDVQASEQCNDQVESLTNNDVKTDVAHEMSTAISLSTSNGEHSDVKSEQGQKHEIDGQDINDFNPRDAELGTKVSEDITDNKSSTPVQTESVVQQNGPDSAKVTAQTVIRNPFESSFSGPSITSGPLTPSGHIPYSGNISLRSESSTTSTRSFAFPVLQNEWNSSPVKMAKADRRRLKEDRGWGYRILCCKF is encoded by the exons ATGGTTGAACAGACCAATCAATCTGAACTTAGTTTTGTGAAGGCTGAGCATCTGAATGGAGGTAAAATTGGGCAGACACGCATTGAGGATTACTCGTATGACAAGGATGTTGTAGAAATCAAACTGCCCGACACAGTTCTTTCTTCTGATTACGGTGTCCATTTTGTCAAGGATGTCTGCATTGATGAAGGGGTTCTTCCTGATCAAAAGACTTCATCAGAAAAACAAGTAGATCAAAAGGTGTCCATAAACTTTGATTCCTCAAAATATACAAATGGTGACCTAACGGAAGAGATAAGTGCTGGCTCTACAAAAACTGCACATGAATTAAAATCAGAAATAGTTATCCTACCTGTCATGTGTGATACTGATGGCAATACTGGGGAACAGAACTCCTCATGTAAAAAGCATGATCTTGAAGATAACAATACTGCAGATGTATCTACCAATTCTAATGACGAGGAATTAAATCCCAAACAATTACCATGTCATGAAGTTGCACAAGATTGCCAGGATGTTGGCGGTGTCATTTGCGACAGCAATGAAAATCAGGACCGGCTTTTAACTGGAGAAGCAACCCATCAG GTTTCATCGAATGATTGTTATGAAACTGGAATTGGTATTGCGTCTGAGACCAGTAACATCATTCACAATGATTTACCAGTAGAATCAACCGCTGCTGATTTCTCGGAGGTGATACCTGAGGAAGTTGCTGTCAGTGCTGGATTGGATATGGAAGGATCCAACCAAGTTAATCACTATAACCCTTTTATTGCCTATGGATCACTAGACGGGACATGGGAATCTAATTACTCTCTCCCTACTATTGTGGATGCCGCTTCTATAGCACCCATCTGTCCTGTTGAAAAGACAGATAGTTTTAGTGATCTTGTCAACAGAGCACTGGAAGGATTTGATCCTATTGAAATAGATGAAGCCATAATTGAAGAGAATAGGTTAGATTCTGTTGAAGAAAATTCAAATACATTGGATGTCCAAGCATCTGAACAATGTAATGATCAGGTAGAGAGTCTCACTAATAATGATGTGAAAACTGAtgtagcacatgaaatgagcacTGCTATATCTCTATCCACTAGCAATGGAGAGCATAGTGATGTCAAAAGTGAGCAAGGTCAGAAACATGAGATTGATGGTCAAGATATAAATGATTTCAACCCAAGAGATGCGGAGCTTGGCACAAAAGTAAGTGAGGACATAACGGATAATAAGAGTTCAACTCCTGTGCAAACAGAATCCGTGGTTCAGCAAAATGGACCTGATAGCGCAAAAGTGACTGCACAAACTGTTATTCGCAACCCCTTTGAGTCAAGCTTCTCTGGACCTAGCATTACATCAGGTCCACTAACGCCCTCTGGTCACATACCTTATTCTGGCAACATTTCTCTTCGATCAGAAAGTAGCACAACAAGTACTCGGTCCTTTGCATTTCCAGT GCTACAGAACGAGTGGAACAGCAGCCCCGTGAAGATGGCAAAGGCCGACCGCAGGCGTCTGAAGGAAGACCGAGGCTGGGGTTACAGAATCCTCTGCTGTAAATTCTGA
- the LOC8073559 gene encoding uncharacterized protein LOC8073559 isoform X1, with product MKIDDERTYQSHIFHDISSNGSPKLDCEAERQGDLKFLADKMVEQTNQSELSFVKAEHLNGGKIGQTRIEDYSYDKDVVEIKLPDTVLSSDYGVHFVKDVCIDEGVLPDQKTSSEKQVDQKVSINFDSSKYTNGDLTEEISAGSTKTAHELKSEIVILPVMCDTDGNTGEQNSSCKKHDLEDNNTADVSTNSNDEELNPKQLPCHEVAQDCQDVGGVICDSNENQDRLLTGEATHQVSSNDCYETGIGIASETSNIIHNDLPVESTAADFSEVIPEEVAVSAGLDMEGSNQVNHYNPFIAYGSLDGTWESNYSLPTIVDAASIAPICPVEKTDSFSDLVNRALEGFDPIEIDEAIIEENRLDSVEENSNTLDVQASEQCNDQVESLTNNDVKTDVAHEMSTAISLSTSNGEHSDVKSEQGQKHEIDGQDINDFNPRDAELGTKVSEDITDNKSSTPVQTESVVQQNGPDSAKVTAQTVIRNPFESSFSGPSITSGPLTPSGHIPYSGNISLRSESSTTSTRSFAFPVLQNEWNSSPVKMAKADRRRLKEDRGWGYRILCCKF from the exons ATGAAGATAG ATGATGAAAGGACTTACCAAAGTCATATTTTTCATGATATTTCATCTAACGGCAGTCCTAAATTAGACTGTGAGGCTGAAAGACAAGGTGATCTCAAATTTTTGGCAGATAAAATGGTTGAACAGACCAATCAATCTGAACTTAGTTTTGTGAAGGCTGAGCATCTGAATGGAGGTAAAATTGGGCAGACACGCATTGAGGATTACTCGTATGACAAGGATGTTGTAGAAATCAAACTGCCCGACACAGTTCTTTCTTCTGATTACGGTGTCCATTTTGTCAAGGATGTCTGCATTGATGAAGGGGTTCTTCCTGATCAAAAGACTTCATCAGAAAAACAAGTAGATCAAAAGGTGTCCATAAACTTTGATTCCTCAAAATATACAAATGGTGACCTAACGGAAGAGATAAGTGCTGGCTCTACAAAAACTGCACATGAATTAAAATCAGAAATAGTTATCCTACCTGTCATGTGTGATACTGATGGCAATACTGGGGAACAGAACTCCTCATGTAAAAAGCATGATCTTGAAGATAACAATACTGCAGATGTATCTACCAATTCTAATGACGAGGAATTAAATCCCAAACAATTACCATGTCATGAAGTTGCACAAGATTGCCAGGATGTTGGCGGTGTCATTTGCGACAGCAATGAAAATCAGGACCGGCTTTTAACTGGAGAAGCAACCCATCAG GTTTCATCGAATGATTGTTATGAAACTGGAATTGGTATTGCGTCTGAGACCAGTAACATCATTCACAATGATTTACCAGTAGAATCAACCGCTGCTGATTTCTCGGAGGTGATACCTGAGGAAGTTGCTGTCAGTGCTGGATTGGATATGGAAGGATCCAACCAAGTTAATCACTATAACCCTTTTATTGCCTATGGATCACTAGACGGGACATGGGAATCTAATTACTCTCTCCCTACTATTGTGGATGCCGCTTCTATAGCACCCATCTGTCCTGTTGAAAAGACAGATAGTTTTAGTGATCTTGTCAACAGAGCACTGGAAGGATTTGATCCTATTGAAATAGATGAAGCCATAATTGAAGAGAATAGGTTAGATTCTGTTGAAGAAAATTCAAATACATTGGATGTCCAAGCATCTGAACAATGTAATGATCAGGTAGAGAGTCTCACTAATAATGATGTGAAAACTGAtgtagcacatgaaatgagcacTGCTATATCTCTATCCACTAGCAATGGAGAGCATAGTGATGTCAAAAGTGAGCAAGGTCAGAAACATGAGATTGATGGTCAAGATATAAATGATTTCAACCCAAGAGATGCGGAGCTTGGCACAAAAGTAAGTGAGGACATAACGGATAATAAGAGTTCAACTCCTGTGCAAACAGAATCCGTGGTTCAGCAAAATGGACCTGATAGCGCAAAAGTGACTGCACAAACTGTTATTCGCAACCCCTTTGAGTCAAGCTTCTCTGGACCTAGCATTACATCAGGTCCACTAACGCCCTCTGGTCACATACCTTATTCTGGCAACATTTCTCTTCGATCAGAAAGTAGCACAACAAGTACTCGGTCCTTTGCATTTCCAGT GCTACAGAACGAGTGGAACAGCAGCCCCGTGAAGATGGCAAAGGCCGACCGCAGGCGTCTGAAGGAAGACCGAGGCTGGGGTTACAGAATCCTCTGCTGTAAATTCTGA